A stretch of Armigeres subalbatus isolate Guangzhou_Male unplaced genomic scaffold, GZ_Asu_2 Contig1121, whole genome shotgun sequence DNA encodes these proteins:
- the LOC134202274 gene encoding uncharacterized protein K02A2.6-like isoform X1 — MTNPFDMIRPLGLQLQSFDYTSHTDDVGSEWRKWLRSFETMVRASRIDDEEWKKDLLLHYAGQNVQQLFDTLPEAPGIEMRGPLLNIESYTPNMTSYEEARAKLNDFFLPKENSTYERHLLRQMKQRAGENIDAFTIRLRVQAERCGFGDRVEENIKDQIIQNCQSATLRRDLLKRGDASLEEVLSIAKIFETVAQQEKSFTSAGELKQHVDDVNKIDTAPYRKRRVIETRQLECHRCGYFGHIAKDDRCPAKGKVCNKCGGKDHFGKKCRTKQQRIDKQRFERRGISNTTDENRKDDKTNTVKHISEEQVEYIFNVTTPDSNGEMQCVIGGVIVSAVVDSGSKYNLLSQSHWNELKEKKVIVSNQRREAPITFKAYGGQALPLIGVFTATIKMGDAAESAEFYVVGGNGKILIGRDTAISMGILKIGVPVNEVETNTKCKKLGTIKDIVIDIPIKSDAVPVVQPYRRIPVALEKMVDKKLDELLDQGIIEPVNEPAKWISPVVVVPKGDDGDVRICVDMRRANEAVERENHPLPTFEDFLPHLSKAKVFSRLDVKNAFHQVG, encoded by the exons ATGACGAACCCATTCg aTATGATTCGACCACTCGGGCTGCAGCTCCAATCGTTTGATTATACATCGCACACCGATGATGTTGGCAGTGAGTGGCGAAAGTGGTTGAGATCTTTCGAAACGATGGTTCGAGCAAGCCGGATTGACGATGAGGAATGGAAAAAAGATTTACTTTTACATTATGCCGGTCAAAATGTTCAGCAGCTATTCGACACATTACCCGAAGCTCCCGGAATCGAAATGCGGGGTCCGTTACTGAATATTGAGAGCTACACACCGAATATGACCAGCTACGAAGAAGCTAGAGCGAAGCTGAACGATTTCTTCCTGCCGAAAGAGAATTCCACGTATGAGCGACATTTGCTGCGGCAAATGAAACAACGCGCGGGTGAAAATATTGATGCTTTCACTATTCGACTACGAGTCCAGGCGGAACGATGTGGTTTCGGCGATAGAGTAGAAGAAAATATCAAAGATCAGATCATCCAGAACTGCCAATCGGCCACGCTGCGCCGGGATTTATTGAAGCGAGGCGATGCCAGTCTCGAGGAGGTATTGAGTATCGCGAAGATCTTCGAGACTGTAGCTCAACAAGAAAAGTCGTTTACCAGCGCTGGTGAGTTGAAGCAACATGTCGACGATGTGAACAAGATTGATACAGCACCCTATAGGAAAAGGCGAGTCATCGAAACGAGGCAACTAGAATGCCACCGTTGCGGGTACTTCGGACACATCGCCAAAGATGACAGATGTCCTGCCAAAGGGAAAGtatgcaacaagtgtggcggcAAGGATCATTTTGGAAAGAAATGCCGGACCAAACAACAGAGGATCGACAAGCAGAGATTTGAACGTCGAGGAATTTCCAACACCACCGATGAAAATCGTAAGGACGATAAAACGAACACTGTTAAACACATTTCCGAAGAACAAGTCGAGTACATTTTCAACGTAACCACACCTGACAGCAACGGAGAAATGCAATGTGTAATCGGGGGTGTTATTGTGTCTGCAGTGGTCGACTCAGGGTCTAAATATAATTTGCTGAGTCAGTCGCATTGGAACGagttgaaggaaaaaaaagtgatTGTTTCGAACCAACGACGCGAAGCGCCGATAACGTTCAAAGCGTATGGAGGACAAGCATTGCCATTGATCGGTGTGTTTACTGCTACCATCAAAATGGGAGATGCAGCGGAATCAGCTGAATTCTATGTCGTTGGAGGAAACGGAAAAATCTTGATCGGTCGGGATACCGCTATTTCTATGGGTATTCTGAAAATTGGCGTACCGGTTAATGAAGTGGAGACCAACACGAAATGCAAGAAACTAGGAACAATCAAGGACATAGTTATTGACATCCCAATCAAGTCGGACGCTGTTCCTGTTGTCCAACCATATCGGCGTATTCCGGTGGCTTTAGAGAAGATGGTCGATAAGAAGTTGGACGAGTTGCTTGACCAGGGCATTATTGAACCCGTGAACGAGCCAGCTAAATGGATATCTCCGGTAGTCGTGGTGCCGAAAGGGGACGATGGTGACGTACGCATATGTGTAGACATGCGACGGGCGAATGAAGCTGTGGAAAGGGAAAACCACCCCCTCCCGactttcgaagattttttgccGCATTTGTCAAAAGCAAAAGTCTTTTCTCGATTGGACGTGAAAAATGCCTTTCACCAGGTGGGTTGA
- the LOC134202274 gene encoding uncharacterized protein K02A2.6-like isoform X2: MIRPLGLQLQSFDYTSHTDDVGSEWRKWLRSFETMVRASRIDDEEWKKDLLLHYAGQNVQQLFDTLPEAPGIEMRGPLLNIESYTPNMTSYEEARAKLNDFFLPKENSTYERHLLRQMKQRAGENIDAFTIRLRVQAERCGFGDRVEENIKDQIIQNCQSATLRRDLLKRGDASLEEVLSIAKIFETVAQQEKSFTSAGELKQHVDDVNKIDTAPYRKRRVIETRQLECHRCGYFGHIAKDDRCPAKGKVCNKCGGKDHFGKKCRTKQQRIDKQRFERRGISNTTDENRKDDKTNTVKHISEEQVEYIFNVTTPDSNGEMQCVIGGVIVSAVVDSGSKYNLLSQSHWNELKEKKVIVSNQRREAPITFKAYGGQALPLIGVFTATIKMGDAAESAEFYVVGGNGKILIGRDTAISMGILKIGVPVNEVETNTKCKKLGTIKDIVIDIPIKSDAVPVVQPYRRIPVALEKMVDKKLDELLDQGIIEPVNEPAKWISPVVVVPKGDDGDVRICVDMRRANEAVERENHPLPTFEDFLPHLSKAKVFSRLDVKNAFHQVG; the protein is encoded by the coding sequence ATGATTCGACCACTCGGGCTGCAGCTCCAATCGTTTGATTATACATCGCACACCGATGATGTTGGCAGTGAGTGGCGAAAGTGGTTGAGATCTTTCGAAACGATGGTTCGAGCAAGCCGGATTGACGATGAGGAATGGAAAAAAGATTTACTTTTACATTATGCCGGTCAAAATGTTCAGCAGCTATTCGACACATTACCCGAAGCTCCCGGAATCGAAATGCGGGGTCCGTTACTGAATATTGAGAGCTACACACCGAATATGACCAGCTACGAAGAAGCTAGAGCGAAGCTGAACGATTTCTTCCTGCCGAAAGAGAATTCCACGTATGAGCGACATTTGCTGCGGCAAATGAAACAACGCGCGGGTGAAAATATTGATGCTTTCACTATTCGACTACGAGTCCAGGCGGAACGATGTGGTTTCGGCGATAGAGTAGAAGAAAATATCAAAGATCAGATCATCCAGAACTGCCAATCGGCCACGCTGCGCCGGGATTTATTGAAGCGAGGCGATGCCAGTCTCGAGGAGGTATTGAGTATCGCGAAGATCTTCGAGACTGTAGCTCAACAAGAAAAGTCGTTTACCAGCGCTGGTGAGTTGAAGCAACATGTCGACGATGTGAACAAGATTGATACAGCACCCTATAGGAAAAGGCGAGTCATCGAAACGAGGCAACTAGAATGCCACCGTTGCGGGTACTTCGGACACATCGCCAAAGATGACAGATGTCCTGCCAAAGGGAAAGtatgcaacaagtgtggcggcAAGGATCATTTTGGAAAGAAATGCCGGACCAAACAACAGAGGATCGACAAGCAGAGATTTGAACGTCGAGGAATTTCCAACACCACCGATGAAAATCGTAAGGACGATAAAACGAACACTGTTAAACACATTTCCGAAGAACAAGTCGAGTACATTTTCAACGTAACCACACCTGACAGCAACGGAGAAATGCAATGTGTAATCGGGGGTGTTATTGTGTCTGCAGTGGTCGACTCAGGGTCTAAATATAATTTGCTGAGTCAGTCGCATTGGAACGagttgaaggaaaaaaaagtgatTGTTTCGAACCAACGACGCGAAGCGCCGATAACGTTCAAAGCGTATGGAGGACAAGCATTGCCATTGATCGGTGTGTTTACTGCTACCATCAAAATGGGAGATGCAGCGGAATCAGCTGAATTCTATGTCGTTGGAGGAAACGGAAAAATCTTGATCGGTCGGGATACCGCTATTTCTATGGGTATTCTGAAAATTGGCGTACCGGTTAATGAAGTGGAGACCAACACGAAATGCAAGAAACTAGGAACAATCAAGGACATAGTTATTGACATCCCAATCAAGTCGGACGCTGTTCCTGTTGTCCAACCATATCGGCGTATTCCGGTGGCTTTAGAGAAGATGGTCGATAAGAAGTTGGACGAGTTGCTTGACCAGGGCATTATTGAACCCGTGAACGAGCCAGCTAAATGGATATCTCCGGTAGTCGTGGTGCCGAAAGGGGACGATGGTGACGTACGCATATGTGTAGACATGCGACGGGCGAATGAAGCTGTGGAAAGGGAAAACCACCCCCTCCCGactttcgaagattttttgccGCATTTGTCAAAAGCAAAAGTCTTTTCTCGATTGGACGTGAAAAATGCCTTTCACCAGGTGGGTTGA